Within Petrotoga mexicana DSM 14811, the genomic segment CATCTCTTGCGCACTTGCACTTTGTTCTTCTGCACTTGCCGTCATGTTTTCTATCCCTTGGTCCATCCTTTCTATCCTTTCTTTTATCCGGTTGAAACTTTGTTGTACATTCACCATCTTTTCGTTTATTTCTCCTATCGTTCCTACTACCTTGTTCGTCGATTCGTTCACTTTGTTCGTACCTTGCGTTATGTTGGTTAGTATTTCTGATATTTCATCCGTTGCATTCCTTGATT encodes:
- a CDS encoding methyl-accepting chemotaxis protein encodes the protein SRNATDEISEILTNITQGTNKVNESTNKVVGTIGEINEKMVNVQQSFNRIKERIERMDQGIENMTASAEEQSASAQEMSTAMDRVAKAVTEISEQLERSRSVIDEQVKQGVGINEEAKELSELATELKGLVGSFKI